Proteins from one Penicillium digitatum chromosome 2, complete sequence genomic window:
- a CDS encoding Mitochondrial substrate/solute carrier has translation MSPAIVPSAGAASKDVKKESATARLLGSGSAGIAELMIFHPVDTTAKRLMSNQTRITSATAFKEVVFREHVNATIGRKFTSLFPGLGYAAGYKVLQRIYKYGGQPFARDYLAQHHGADFDKAFGKGTGKAIMHATAGSLIGIGEIILLPLDVLKIKRQTNPEAFRGRGLFKIVADEGMGLYRGAGWTAARNAPGSFALFGGSAFAKEKIYKLTDYNTATWGQNFVASVCGASASLVVSAPLDVIKTRIQNRNFENPESGFKIVSTMLKNEGPTSFFKGLTPKLLMTGPKLVFSFWLAQTLIPAFGQVV, from the exons atgtCTCCCGCTATTGTTCCCAGTGCTGGTGCTGCCTCCAAGGATGTCAAGAAGGAGTCTGCCACTGCTCGTCTCCTCGGTTCCG GCTCTGCTGGTATTGCTGAGTTGATGATCTTCCACCCA GTTGACACCACCGCCAAGCGATTGATGAGCAACCAGACCCGG ATTACCAGCGCTACCGCTTTCAAGGAGGTTGTCTTCAGGGAGCACGTCAATGCCACAATCGGTCGCAAGTTCACCTCTCTATTCCCCGGTCTGGGGTACGCTGCCGGTTACAAG GTTCTCCAGCGAATCTACAAATACGGTGGTCAGCCTTTCGCACGCGATTACCTTGCTCAGCACCACGGTGCCGACTTCGACAAGGCATTTGGCAAGGGTACCGGAAAGGCCATTATGCACGCCACTGCTGGAAG TTTGATCGGCATTGGAGAGATCATTCTGCTTCCTCTGGATGTTCTTAAGATTAAGCGCCAGACCAACCCCGAAGCCTTCCGTGGCCGTGGTCTTTTCAAAATTGTTGCCGATGAGGGTATGGGTCTGTACCGTGGTGCTGGCTGGACTGCCGCCCGCAACGCTCCTGGCTCCTTCGCT CTCTTCGGTGGATCTGCTTTCGCCAAGGAAAAGATTTATAAGCTGACCGACTACAATACTGCCACCTGGGGCCAGAACTTTGTCGCCTCAGTTTGCGGTGCTAGTGCCTCCCTAGTCGTGTCCGCTCCCCTCGATGTTATCAAGACCCGTATCCAGAACCGCAACTTTGAGAACCCCGAGTCTGGCTTCAAGATCGTCTCCACGATGCTCAAGAACGAGGGCCCTACCAGCTTCTTCAAGGGTCTAACCCCCAAGCTGCTGATGACCGGTCCCAAACTGGTCTTCAGCTTCTGGCTGGCACAAACTTTGATTCCTGCTTTCGGTCAGGTTGTATAG
- a CDS encoding Dimeric dihydrodiol dehydrogenase, putative: MAPHIVRWGIMATGWIAETFTDDLLIDPKLRDASDVAHQVVAVASSSSKDKAEQFISARGITTPCSAYGDYQTLVADSNVDIIYIATPHSHHYQNVRLALEGGKNVLCEKAFTVNAAQTKILTEIARQKNLFLMEAVWTRYFPLSIQVRELIQKGEIGEVLRVVADTSFGDDVETKWGTTHRMVNPDLAGGALLDLGIYSLTWVFQTLYHTLPRDQRKPPTISSQMTPYHLTGVDESTTMLLSFPTSTPSNGPHPQQSHGVAIANLRVSADPDEKGSAGPPVRIQGTEGEIQVYGQPFRPESYCIIPKKGAGKIREVQCPFPGNGKGMYWEADEVARCLRDGKLESEGLPLDESIVIMEVMDEVRKQGGLTYPQKIESTEYPLQF; encoded by the exons ATGGCGCCACACATTGTTCGATGGGGTATCATGG CCACTGGCTGGATCGCCGAGA CATTCACGGATGACCTTCTCATCGACCCCAAACTCCGCGATGCTTCTGACGTAGCCCACCAAGTCGTCGCCGTCGCCTCGTCCTCGTCCAAGGACAAGGCCGAGCAATTCATCTCGGCTCGAGGAATCACAACCCCCTGCTCCGCATACGGCGACTACCAGACTCTCGTGGCCGACTCTAACGTCGATATTATCTACATTGCGACCCCGCATTCCCACCACTACCAGAACGTCAGACTCGCGCTAGAGGGGGGCAAGAATGTTCTCTGCGAGAAAGCCTTCACCGTCAACGCTGCTCAAACTAAGATCCTCACCGAAATTGCCCGCCAGAAGAACCTCTTTCTTATGGAAGCCGTCTGGACTCGCTACTTTCCCCTCAGCATTCAGGTCCGCGAGCTCATTCAAAAGGGTGAGATCGGTGAGGTCCTCCGTGTCGTAGCTGACACGAGCTTCGGTGATGATGTCGAGACAAAATGGGGTACTACACACCGCATGGTGAACCCCGATTTGGCCGGTGGTGCTCTCTTGGATT TGGGTATTTACTCCTTGACCTGGGTCTTCCAGACTCTATACCACACCCTGCCTCGAGACCAGAGGAAGCCACCCACTATCTCTTCGCAGATGACTCCTTATCACCTCACCGGTGTAGATGAGTCCACAACCATGCTTCTGAGCTTCCCTACAAGCACTCCCTCCAATGGCCCACACCCACAACAATCGCACGGTGTCGCTATAGCCAACCTTCGTGTTTCTGCTGATCCGGATGAGAAGGGCTCGGCTGGTCCCCCCGTCCGTATTCAGGGCACTGAAGGTGAGATCCAGGTGTACGGCCAGCCTTTCCGACCAGAAAGCTACTGTATAATCCCCAAGAAAGGTGCCGGTAAGATCCGTGAGGTTCAATGCCCGTTCCCTGGTAATGGTAAGGGCATGTACTGGGAGGCTGATGAGGTTGCTCGCTGTCTCCGAGATGGCAAGCTCGAGAGCGAGGGCTTGCCATTGGACGAGAGTATCGTGATCATGGAGGTCATGGATGAGGTGCGAAAGCAGGGTGGTTTGACCTACCCTCAAAAGATTGAGTCGACTGAGTACCCTTTGCAATTTTAG
- a CDS encoding Citrate synthase — protein sequence MASSLRIGTTALRSSIAKPVQSAALNGVRCYSSVKVKSLKDTFADNLPAEIEKVKKLRKEHGNKVIGEVTLDQAYGGARGIKSLVWEGSVLDSEEGIRFRGYTIPECQKLLPKAPGGEEPLPEGLFWLLLTGEIPSEQQVRNLSAEWAARSDVPKFVEELIDRCPNTLHPMAQFSLAVTALEHESAFAKAYAKGVNKKEYWTYTFEDSMDLIAKLPTIASRIYRNVFKDGKVAPVQKDKDYSFNLANQLGFGDNKDFVELMRLYLTIHSDHEGGNVSAHTTHLVGSALSSPMLSLSAGLQGLAGPLHGLANQEVLNWITKMKESVGSDISDQSIKDYLWATLNSGQVVPGYGHAVLRKTDPRYVSQREFALRKLPDDPLFKLVSQVYKIAPGVLTEHGKTKNPYPNVDAHSGVLLQYYGLTEANYYTVLFGVSRAIGVLPQLIIDRALGMPIERPKSFSTEAYAKLVGAKL from the exons ATGGCTTCTTCCCTCAGAATCGGTACTACCGCTCTCCGATCTTCCATCGCGAAGCCGGTGCAGTCCGCTGCCTTGAATGGCGTGCGCTGCTATTCTTCCGTCAAGGTTAAG TCCCTCAAGGACACCTTCGCCGACAACCTGCCCGCCGAGATCGAGAAGGTCAAGAAGCTCCGCAA GGAACACGGCAACAAGGTCATTGGTGAGGTTACCCTCGACCAGGCTTACGGTGGTGCCCGTGGTATCAAGTCCCTCGTTTGGGAG GGCTCCGTCCTCGACTCTGAGGAGGGTATCCGTTTCCGTGGCTACACT ATCCCCGAGTGCCAAAAGCTCCTGCCCAAGGCTCCCGGTGGTGAGGAGCCCCTGCCTGAGGGTCTCTTCTGGCTTCTGTTGACCGGCGAGATCCCCTCCGAGCAGCAGGTCCGCAACCTGTCTGCCGAGTGGGCTGCTCGCTCCGATGTTCCCAAGTTCGTTGAGGAGCTCATCGATCGTTGCCCTAACACCCTCCACCCCATGGCCCAATTCTCTCTGGCCGTGACCGCTCTCGAGCACGAGTCTGCCTTCGCCAAGGCCTACGCCAAGGGTGTCAACAAGAAGGAGTACTGGACCTACACCTTCGAGGACTCCATGGACCTCATCGCCAAGCTGCCCACTATTGCTTCCCGCATCTACCGCAACGTCTTCAAAGATGGCAAGGTCGCCCCTGTCCAGAAGGACAAGGATTACTCCTTCAACTTGGCCAACCAGCTTGGCTTCGGCGACAACAAGGACTTTGTTGAGCTGATGCGCCTGTACCTGACCATCCACTCCGACCACGAGGGTGGTAACGTCAGCGCCCACACCACCCACTTGGTTGGCAGTGCTCTGAGCTCCCCTATGCTCTCTCTGTCCGCCGGTCTCCAAGGTCTTGCCGGTCCTCTTCACGGTCTCGCCAACCAGGAGGTCCTGAACTGGATCACCAAGATGAAGGAGTCCGTCGGCAGCGACATTAGTGACCAGTCCATCAAGGACTACCTCTGGGCCACCCTTAACAGCGGCCAGGTTGTCCCCGGTTACGGCCACGCCGTTCTGCGCAAGACTGACCCTCGTTACGTCTCTCAGCGCGAGTTTGCTCTCCGCAAGCTGCCCGATGACCCTCTGTTCAAGCTGGTCAGCCAGGTCTACAAGATCGCTCCCGGCGTTCTGACCGAGCACGGCAAGACCAAGAACCCCTACCCCAATGTCGATGCCCACTCTGGAGTCCTCCTCCAATACTACGGTTTGACCGAGGCTAACTACTACACCGTCCTCTTCGGTGTGTCTCGTGCCATTGGTGTTCTGCCCCAGCTGATCATCGACCGTGCTCTTGGCATGCCCATCGAGCGCCCTAAGTCTTTCAGCACTGAGGCCTACGCCAAGTTGGTTGGTGCTAAGCTTTAG
- a CDS encoding Autophagy-related protein 8 gives MRSKFKDEHPFEKRKAEAERIRQKYADRIPVICEKVEKSDIATIDKKKYLVPADLTVGQFVYVIRKRIKLSPEKAIFIFVDEVLPPTAALMSSIYEEHKDEDGFLYITYSGENTFGDL, from the exons ATGCGATCCAAGTTCAAGGACGAGCACCCCTTCGAAAAGCGAAAGGCCGAGGCTGAGCGCATCCGCCAGAAATATGCGGACCGGATTCCT GTCATCTGCGAGAAGGTCGAGAAGTCAGATATCGCCACGATTGATAAAAAGAAGTACTTAGTGCCGGCCGACCTCACCGTGGGACAGTTTGTCTATGTGATCCGCAAGCGCATAAAGCTCTCTCCCGAGAAGGctatcttcatcttcgttgaTGAGGTCCTCCCTCCAACTGCTGCGCTCATGAGCAGTATCTACGAAGAGCACAAGGACGAAGATGGCTTCTTGTACATCAC ATACTCGGGCGAGAACACATTCGGTGACCTGTAG
- a CDS encoding Mitochondrial DNA replication protein (Yhm2), putative, whose amino-acid sequence MSSNTSAASAPTLEKKPVKFSNLLLGAGLNLFEVTSLGQPLEVIKTTMAANRGDSFAGAMGRIWGRGGIFGYYQGLIPWAWIEASTKGAVLLFVASEAEYHARSFGANDFVSGISGGMAGGVAQAYATMGFCTCMKTVEITKHKMAATGVKPPGTFATFMDIYRKEGIRGINRGVNAVAIRQTTNWGSRFGLSRLAESAIRKIANKEEGVKLSAWEKILASSLGGGLSAWNQPIEVIRVEMQSKTPDPNRPKNLTVGKTFKYIYDSNGIRGLYRGVAPRIGLGIWQTVCMVALGDMAKEAVEKLTGDTVTAKH is encoded by the exons ATGTCTTCAAATACGTCTGCGGCCTCGGCCCCTACGCTCGAGAAGAAGCCCGTCAAATTCAGCAACTTGTTGCTGGGCGCAGGATTGAACTTGTTCGAAGTTACATCATTGGGACAG CCGTTGGAGGTGATCAAGACAACCATGGCCGCAAATCGGGGCGATAGCTTCGCAGGCGCTATGGGTCGGATTTGGGGCCGTGGCGGCATTTTCGGTT ACTACCAGGGACTCATTCCGTGGGCCTGGATTGAGGCATCCACCAAGGGTGCGGTTCTTCTCTTCGTCGCCTCCGAGGCCGAATATCATGCCCGCTCCTTCGGTGCCAATGACTTTGTCTCCGGTATCAGTGGTGGCATGGCTGGCGGTGTCGCTCAGGCCTATGCTACTATGGGTTTCTGTACCTGCATGAAGACGGTCGAGATTACCAAGCACAAGATGGCCGCCACGGGAGTTAAGCCTCCTGGTACCTTCGCGACCTTTATGGATATCTACCGCAAGGAGGGTATCCGCGGTATTAACCGAGGTGTCAATGCCGTTGCCATTCGCCAAACTACTAACTGGGGTTCCCGCTTCGGTCTGTCCCGTCTCGCTGAGTCGGCTATCCGCAAGATTGCCAACAAGGAAGAAGGAGTCAAGCTGTCCGCCTGGGAAAAGATTTTGGCTTCCAGTCTCGGAGGTGGCCTGTCCGCCTGGAACCAGCCGATTGAGGTTATCCGTGTCGAGATGCAGAGCAAGACCCCTGACCCTAACCGCCCCAAGAACTTGACTGTCGGCAAGACTTTCAAGTACATCTACGACAGCAACGGCATCCGTGGCCTTTACCGTGGTGTGGCTCCCCGTATCGGTCTGGGCATCTGGCAGACCGTCTGCATGGTTGCTCTTGGTGACAT GGCCAAAGAAGCAGTCGAAAAACTGACCGGCGACACTGTCACCGCGAAGCACTAG
- a CDS encoding Coproporphyrinogen III oxidase, aerobic, translating into MATRSYTPLRRSLGQLSARSTRIVCRRAGPSFRGYSTEQKLREPKPFTVWRPYLRLAFGVPFIGGIIYSMMTEEVTELDAPSMVEVDEALKQSSKINDSSPMRLRMEKLIKQHQQKIIEELGRIDGQQFKTDTWSRPNGGGGISCVLQDGNVFEKAGVNVSVVYGKLPRPAIEKMRADHKSFVGSDVDSLDFFAAGLSLVLHPHNPMAPTVHLNYRYFETSDPKDPINGDKNWWFGGGTDLTPSYLFPEDAQHFHKTIKDTCDRHDATYYPKFKAWCDKYFYIPHRGECRGVGGIFFDDLDANFLQTSAGSSSNPQETLFSFVSDSLASFLPSYVPIVERRKDMLYTPEQKEWQQLRRGRYVEFNLVYDRGTSFGLRTPNARIESILMSLPRTASWAYMDPVSGTRTENMPVDEDDLTEDKTSERELMDVLRHPRQWA; encoded by the exons ATGGCCACCCGATCATATACGCCTCTGCGGAGGTCACTGGGGCAGTTGTCTGCTCGAAGCACCCGCATTGTTTGTCGTCGCGCTGGACCCTCGTTCCGCGGATACTCGACCGAGCAGAAACTGCGTGAACCGAAGCCATTCACTGTCTGGAGGCCTTACTTGCGCCTCGCCTTTGGTGTTCCTTTCATCGGCGGGATTATATACTCAATG ATGACAGAAGAAGTCACAGAACTCGACGCTCCATCCATGGTTGAGGTGGATGAGGCCCTAAAGCAATCATCCAAAATCAATGATTCCTCGCCGATGCGGTTACGGATGGAAAAGCTCATCAAGCAACACCAGCAGAAGATTATCGAGGAACTAGGCAGAATCGATGGGCAACAATTCAAGACCGATACCTGGTCGCGCCCCAATGGCGGGGGCGGCATTTCGTGTGTGCTGCAGGACGGAAACGTCTTCGAGAAGGCGGGTGTCAACGTTTCCGTGGTGTACGGTAAATTGCCCCGGCCGGCCATTGAAAAGATGCGTGCCGATCACAAGTCCTTTGTTGGCTCGGATGTGGACTCGCTGGATTTCTTCGCCGCCGGTCTCTCGCTGGTTCTACACCCACACAATCCCATGGCTCCGACGGTGCATCTTAACTATCGCTACTTCGAGACGTCAGATCCCAAGGACCCTATCAACGGGGACAAAAATTGGTGGTTCGGAGGTGGTACGGATCTGACCCCGTCCTACCTCTTCCCGGAGGATGCTCAGCACTTCCATAAGACCATCAAGGATACATGCGATCGCCATGATGCTACGTACTACCCCAAGTTCAAGGCCTGGTGCGACAAGTACTTCTACATCCCCCACCGTGGTGAATGCCGTGGCGTTGGAGGTATCTTCTTCGATGACCTCGACGCCAACTTCCTTCAAACTTCCGCTGGCTCCTCCTCCAACCCGCAGGAGACGCTGTTCTCCTTCGTTTCGGACAGTCTGGCGTCTTTCCTTCCTTCCTATGTGCCCATCGTTGAACGACGCAAGGACATGCTGTACACCCCAGAACAAAAGGAGTGGCAACAGCTTCGTCGGGGCCGCTATGTGGAGTTTAACCTTGTCTATGATCGCGGAACTAGCTTTGGCTTGCGCACACCCAATGCCCGCATTGAGAGTATCTTGATGAGTCTCCCACGTACCGCCAGCTGGGCTTACATGGACCCTGTCTCTGGCACGAGGACGGAGAACATGCctgtggatgaagatgacttGACGGAGGATAAGACCAGCGAGAGAGAGCTTATGGATGTGCTGCGCCACCCCCGACAGTGGGCTTGA
- a CDS encoding Proteinase inhibitor, propeptide, translating into MKLKFAALLVLPLALAGSLKSVIVTFPKGTPDSVVNRAKSSLVASGGVITHEYALINGFAAEAPVSALQTLSTQDTQYKPNIEEDKMLGVVNPTTLNPS; encoded by the exons ATGAAGCTTAAGTTTGCTGCCCTGCTAGTCCTACCACTTGCACTAGCCGGATCGCTCAAGTCCGTCATCGTCACCTTCCCCAAGGGAACGCCTGACTCGGTGGTCAACCGGGCCAAATCATCCCTAGTGGCTTCA GGTGGTGTCATCACTCATGAGTACG CTCTAATCAA TGGCTTCGCCGCCGAGGCTCCTGTGAGCGCTCTCCAGACCCTCTCCACACAGGACACTCAATACAAACCGAATATTGAAGAAGATAAG ATGCTGGGTGTTGTGAATCCCACAACTCTGAACCCATCATAA
- a CDS encoding MRNA cleavage factor complex component Pcf11, putative, whose translation MSGLVSDEIAEDYKSSLEDLTTNDGIQIRTLTVIAKENTEHAMAISRVLENHIRSTPPLQKLPALYVADSIVKNVGSPYTLFLGRNMYQTFMNVYTLVDGNTRRKLDEMLNTWKQPAPGSLDTRPVFPPDITRNIESALIKARTAALQQQQARAQPDILGRSRGNGTPTGWINSAIPPQNMPRPSQNQYHNNGHSNSTPPQTYRHDVDLSYLNRDVDALIASAKIDFANSPFNPVSQQRLKALVDLQAILQKQQLAPDQLKLVRDQVSALAATRPQSVAPNTATNGSAVSAPPQIPTPPALSVSLPLQQLLNQNTLAELIKATASRQQSTPPPQIPATLSQMPQYPHQSGPPQLAPENPLIAALRARGLLPGGSTPSSLTHSTSTPATGRSNLPFILPHGMQPTTPAPSQTPISSNGSSVPMNTASMKIPRFGLIVSLYDSRPNRCGTCGRRFMTTEEGKEMKARHLDWHFKTNQRMTESSRRAQNRSWYVDERDWIKSREAGDENGTVDPQATNEGASGVDGSSKQEPPKPWIRAPNDATLRNTPCPICQEKFESTWSEDVQDWIWQDAIKIGSRVYHASCYSEVTKGPRQTRTSTPDSVLGKRKVEGTESPSQKTRIKTEI comes from the exons ATGTCAGGCCTCGTTTCCGATGAAATTGCGGAGGACTACAAGAGTTCCTTGGAGGATCTAACAACCAACGATGGAATCCAGATCCGCACCTTGACTGTCATCGCCAAAGAGAATACCGAACACGCAATGGCTATCTCCCGGGTTCTGGAGAACCACATTCGATCA ACACCACCACTGCAGAAGCTTCCAGCCCTCTATGTAGCCGATTCCATTGTCAAGAACGTTGGAAGCCCCTACACCCTCTTCCTTGGCCGCAACATGTACCAGACCTTCATGAATGTTTATACTCTGGTTGATGGGAATACCCGAAGGAAGTTGGATGAGATGCTCAACACATGGAAGCAGCCGGCCCCAGGCTCCCTGGACACGCGCCCAGTCTTCCCTCCCGACATCACACGCAACATCGAGAGCGCTCTCATCAAAGCACGTACTGCGGCTTTGCAACAACAACAGGCCAGGGCCCAACCGGACATCCTCGGTCGTAGTCGTGGAAATGGGACTCCGACTGGGTGGATCAACAGCGCTATACCACCCCAGAATATGCCTCGGCCTTCACAAAATCAGTATCACAATAATGGTCATTCTAATTCG ACACCTCCCCAGACTTATCGACATGATGTCGATTTGAGCTACCTCAATCGAGACGTGGATGCCCTGATCGCTTCTGCAAAGATTGACTTTGCTAATAGTCCGTTTAACCCCGTCTCTCAACAACGCTTGAAAGCGTTGGTGGATCTTCAGGCCATTCTACAGAAACAACAGCTCGCCCCAGATCAGTTGAAACTTGTCCGAGATCAGGTTTCTGCGCTTGCTGCTACAAGACCGCAGTCGGTTGCTCCTAATACCGCTACGAACGGTTCGGCAGTATCTGCTCCTCCACAAATCCCCACACCTCCAGCGCTGTCAGTCTCGCTGCCCCTCCAGCAACTATTAAACCAGAACACTCTCGCCGAGCTGATCAAAGCTACCGCTTCACGTCAGCAGTCCACCCCGCCACCTCAAATCCCAGCAACGCTGTCTCAGATGCCCCAATATCCTCACCAAAGCGGCCCTCCCCAGCTAGCGCCGGAGAACCCTCTTATTGCGGCCTTGAGGGCACGTGGACTTCTACCTGGTGGATCGACACCCTCGTCTCTTACGCATTCGACTTCGACACCAGCTACTGGGAGGTCCAATTTACCGTTCATCTTGCCCCATGGAATGCAACCTACCACCCCAGCCCCGTCCCAAACTCCAATTTCCTCCAATGGATCCTCTGTCCCCATGAACACCGCATCTATGAAGATCCCTCGATTCGGACTCATCGTCTCTCTTTATGATTCCCGACCGAACCGATGCGGAACTTGCGGCCGTCGCTTCATGACAACGGAGGAAGGCAAGGAAATGAAGGCCCGGCATCTAGACTGGCATTTCAAGACTAACCAGCGCATGACTGAGTCCTCCCGGCGGGCTCAGAATCGCAGTTGGTATGTTGATGAAAGG GACTGGATCAAATCTCGGGAAGCTGGCGACGAAAACGGTACAGTGGATCCCCAAGCCACGAATGAAGGAGCTTCAGGCGTGGATGGCAGTAGTAAGCAAGAACCCCCAAAGCCGTGGATTCGAGCTCCGAACGATGCCACCCTCCGCAACACCCCATGCCCCATCTGTCAGGAGAAATTCGAATCAACCTGGTCTGAGGATGTCCAGGACTGGATCTGGCAAGACGCAATCAAGATCGGAAGTCGTGTGTATCATGCCAGCTGCTATTCCGAAGTGACCAAGGGCCCGCGCCAGACACGGACCAGTACACCGGACTCTGTACTGGGCAAGCGGAAAGTTGAA GGAACTGAATCTCCAAGCCAGAAGACGCGCATCAAGACCGAGATCTGA
- a CDS encoding Microtubule binding protein HOOK3, putative: MASEHTVTKVLLEWINSFSLGKTLRATDELTDGIILWEILQDIDPQYFLEEIPEPNSSDHWVAKWQNLKHIHKLLLNYIRHQNDDILPSGLDPSPDLESIAEKASTKETNKLLKLLLIAAISSPNAGTYVQTLQELSTSTQEGLRDIIEEAHNGQYEPMDAADELREDLAKHDRPVDLELQFEERVGKVLAENDRLTHEKKELEKALEDLHNRLARLQENNDTLQNRLASTEDRLITLKSGKGDIGQNAKALESKTRQQDDLIASQEAKLTVAQDEIDSLRMTVESLRVKNQRYQKLQDDYDELRTEKDQLARKANAAEKYRQKLQASQDFEKENQTLKNQIKDLQQQLKEADAQQRWSSERDVELEEYRKLLPQVEQECNEIQNLKKQLEFNNHALTERLESADEQHERDDALISELRERLGEMDSLPGSASPGSETPKMQGTLHKDFEALGVKESQLKSDNDDLKRELESIKEPSAPASHTGGFSENFAASVHLVRSGSTQSEDYWKLYENYTGALKKIAEVQDTLETAKRDLSDTQAELGLVNAEQVDLLQGLEAHNSVELAKIRDDWESLTQNIHHLEAEVDASQTLVREVCAEREELRKMLDSKQSEISSEDQEVMKEMQMLLGEFETHNTEGGEVPQKSSFELLKQCAGVLEKNVERLAQRAEYIQQQNELVKSLRERMKNYEENLDDGISKERELELQNIIDSQARELNLVGSAWYHLQSRWQNNNMTVSRYRHGASTGDSKGWLAKQRSAVTG, translated from the exons ATGGCGTCGGAACACACGGTGACCAAGGTTCTGTTGGAATGGATCAACAGCTTCTCCTTGGGCAAAACCCTTCGAGCCACCGATGAATTGACCGATGGAATCATTCTGTGGGAGATTCTCCAGGATATTGACCCTCAGTATTTCCTTGAGGAAATCCCAGAGCCTAACTCCTCCGACCATTGGGTGGCCAAGTGGCAGAACCTGAAGCACATCCACAAATTACTGCTCAACTATATTCGACACCAAAACGATGACATCCTACCCTCCGGTCTCGATCCGTCGCCTGATCTCGAATCTATCGCCGAAAAGGCCTCTACTAAGGAAACAAACAAACTGCTGAAGCTTCTCCTGATCGCGGCCATCAGCTCCCCCAACGCCGGAACATACGTACAAACACTTCAGGAACTGAGCACTTCGACACAAGAGGGGCTTAGGGATATTATTGAGGAGGCGCACAATGGCCAATACGAGCCGATGGACGCTGCAGACGAGCTCAGGGAAGATCTAGCCAAGCACGATCGCCCTGTGGACCTGGAACTGCAATTTGAAGAACGCGTCGGGAAAGTGCTTGCGGAGAACGACCGTCTAACACACGAGAAAAAGGAATTGGAAAAGGCATTAGAGGACTTGCACAATCGCCTTGCGCGTCTCCAGGAGAACAATGACACCCTGCAAAATCGTCTCGCATCCACTGAGGACCGGCTAATCACATTGAAATCTGGGAAGGGTGATATCGGTCAAAACGCAAAAGCATTGGAAAGCAAGACTCGTCAACAGGACGATCTTATCGCCTCTCAAGAAGCGAAGTTGACGGTGGCCCAGGACGAAATCGACAGTCTTCGCATGACTGTCGAGTCCTTACGGGTCAAGAATCAACGCTATCAGAAGTTGCAGGATGACTATGATGAGCTCCGTACCGAAAAGGATCAACTCGCGCGCAAGGCAAACGCAGCCGAGAAATACCGCCAAAAGCTGCAAGCTAGCCAAGACTTCGAGAAAGAGAACCAGACACTCAAGAACCAAATCAAAGACCTTCAGCAGCAGCTGAAAGAGGCAGACGCGCAACAACGATGGTCTTCGGAGCGCGAtgttgaactggaagaaTATCGAAAACTTCTGCCGCAAGTTGAGCAGGAATGCAATGAGATTCAGAACTTGAAGAAACAACTTGAGTTCAATAACCATGCTCTGACGGAGCGACTTGAAAGTGCGGATGAACAGCACGAAAGAGACGATGCTTTGATCAGCGAACTGCGTGAGCGCCTTGGGGAAATGGACAGCTTGCCGGGCAGCGCATCACCTGGCTCTGAGACGCCAAAGATGCAGGGGACATTGCACAAGGACTTTGAGGCACTCGGTGTTAAAGAGTCTCAACT TAAATCCGATAATGATGACTTGAAGCGGGAATTAGAGTCGATTAAAGAACCTTCAGCT CCAGCCTCTCATACCGGAGGCTTCTCCGAAAACTTTGCTGCATCCGTGCACCTGGTGCGCTCTGGTTCCACCCAAAG TGAGGACTATTGGAAGCTATATGAAAACTATACCGGGGCTCTCAAGAAGATTGCAGAGGTCCAGGACACCTTGGAAACAGCTAAAAGGGACCTTTCTGATACACAAGCTGAAC TTGGCCTTGTCAATGCGGAACAGGTCGACTTGCTCCAAGGACTCGAAGCGCATAATTCGGTTGAATTGGCAAAAATCCGGGATGACTGGGAAAGCCTTACACAGAACATCCATCACCTCGAAGCCGAAGTTGATGCGAGCCAGACGCTGGTGCGCGAAGTCTGTGCGGAACGAGAGGAATTGCGCAAGATGCTCGACAGCAAGCAAAGCGAGATCAGCTCAGAAGATCAAGAAGTTATGAAAGAGATGCAGATGCTCCTAGGCGAATTTGAAACCCACAATACCGAGGGCGGCGAAGTGCCCCAGAAATCGAGCTTCGAGCTCTTGAAGCAATGTGCGGGGGTTCTGGAGAAGAACGTTGAACGACTTGCTCAGCGTGCGGAG TACATCCAGCAACAAAATGAGCTGGTCAAGTCACTTCGTGAGCGTATGAAGAACTACGAAGAAAATTTGGACGATGGCATTTCCAAAGAGCGGGAG CTTGAACTTCAAAATATCATCGATAGCCAGGCCCGAGAACTCAACCTTGTGGGCTCCGCTTGGTATCACCTTCAGAGCCGATGGCAGAACAACAATATGACGGTATCACGATATCGACATGGAGCCAGCACTGGAGATTCCAAGGGCTGGCTAGCAAAGCAAAGAAGCGCTGTTACTGGCTAG